CAGCAAAAATGCCTAGCGCCCAAAGAGCAACAGGTCTTCGGCCAAATAGATCAGAAAGCGGCCCAGCGGCCAGTTGTAGCATAGCGCTCGCTCCAAGATAGATTCCAACCGAAAGTCCGACAATTGCCGGCGTGCTGTTAAAATGCGTTGCCATGCGTGGTAAACTTGGCAAAAACATATTCATTGCCAAAGCCGAAATGCTTGAGAGCAAGATCAACGTTGCCATATGTGGTTGTGTGCTATGGTTTAAAAACCGAGCTGCTGGAAAATTGCTCATTAATGTGTCGTATTCAGTTTCTTGGGTGGTGTCCAGAATTTTTGATCAAATGGGCAAATTAAGCACTGGCCTGATTGGATTAGCAAATTAGCAAGTTTGCAAAAATCAATTTACAATTATTTGCAAATTTGCTGAAAAGTACTTTGCGATAAAATTTATACGCGCTATCAGGGCGTTTAAAGACGCAAGGGGCTTGGTGATGAAAGATATTTTGCAAGAACTTGAGGAACGGCGCGAAGCAGCACGCCAAGGCGGCGGGCAAAAGCGGATTGATGCACAGCACTCCAAAGGCAAGCTAACCGCACGTGAACGGATTGATCTTTTGCTTGATGAGGATAGCTTTGAAGAGTTTGATATGTTCGTTGCACATCGCTGTACTGATTTTGGGATGGAAAAGCAACGCCCTTCAGGGGATGGTGTGGTTACGGGGTGGGGCACAATTAATGGCCGGATGGTTTATGTGTTTTCACAGGACTTCACCGTCTTTGGTGGGTCGCTATCGGAAACCCACGCCCAAAAAATCTGCAAAATAATGGATATGGCCATGCAAAATGGCGCTCCGGTTATTGGTTTGAATGACTCAGGCGGCGCGCGCATTCAAGAGGGTGTTGCCTCATTGGCTGGTTACGCCGAAGTGTTTCAACGCAATGTTCTGGCATCGGGTGTAGTGCCGCAGATTAGTGTGATCATGGGGCCTTGTGCCGGTGGAGCGGTATATTCGCCTGCCATGACGGATTTCATCTTTATGGTCAAAGACAGTTCCTACATGTTTGTCACTGGTCCGGATGTTGTGAAAACGGTGACAAATGAGGTGGTAACCGCCGAAGAACTGGGTGGCGCAGACACCCATACCAAAAAATCATCGGTTGCAGATGGGGCTTTTGAGAATGATGTCGAGGCGCTTGCCGAAGTGCGCCGTTTGGTGGATTATCTGCCGCTGAACAACCGTCAAAAGCCGCCAGTACGGCCCTTCTTTGATCAGCCTGGCCGGGTTGAGCCTTCGCTCGATACATTGGTGCCGGATAACGCCAACACTCCCTATGATATGAAAGAGCTTATTCTAAAAGTAGCTGATGAGGGCGATTTTTACGAATTACAGCAAGAGTTTGCGAAAAATATCATCACTGGCTTTATGCGGCTGGAAGGCCAAAGCGTCGGGGTGGTGGCGAACCAACCGATGATGCTTGCAGGCTGTTTGGACATTGACAGCTCACGCAAAGCCGCGCGGTTTGTGCGCTTTTGTGATGCGTTTGAAATCCCAATCCTGACCTTGGTGGATGTACCTGGGTTTTTACCCGGGACCGGGCAAGAGTACGGTGGAGTGATCAAACACGGTGCAAAATTGCTGTTTGCTTATGGCGAAGCGACCGTCCCGAAAGTAACCGTGATCACCCGCAAAGCCTATGGTGGGGCCTATGATGTGATGGCCTCAAAGCATTTGCGCGGTGATTTTAATTATGCTTGGCCAACCGCCGAAATCGCCGTGATGGGCGCCAAAGGCGCAACCGAAATTATCCACCGCGCTGATCTGGGGGATACAGCAAAGATCGCGCAGCACACGCAGGATTACGAAAACCGCTTTGCCAATCCATTTGTCGCTGCCGAGCGCGGCTTCATAGACGAGGTTATCCAACCTCGTTCCACCCGCCGCCGCGTCAGCCGAGCTTTCGCATCGCTGCGCGGCAAGCAGCAAAAAAACCCTTGGAAAAAACACGACAATATTCCGCTTTGATGCAGCAGTGTTTTGCTCAATAGTGGTGCAGAGGCATCAGATGAAAAAAGTTAAAAGCACAGCTTTCGGAACGACCTTTAGCCATCGAGGTGCGGAATGTTAAAACACCGCAGCTTTCCGGGTCGGTTGCCCGGAACGGACTTTCAATTCACTATCCGGCGCCCCAATCCAAAGGGGATAACGCCGATTGTACGGCGTGATCGCTTTAAAGACCGAAAACCGGCCGATAGGCGGGCAGATACAGCGTTTGTGAGAGCCTTGATGGAGCAATTCTGGGATCAGCCCTTTGAGCGCGGGAACCTAGATGCTGGCCGTCTAAGTTGGCTTTTCGAGCGCGAAGTAAAGCCCCATGATGATCCGTTTGATCCAACCAGTTATGAGGCACAATTGATCCTTGATCTGCCGCTTATTCAATCCACTTTTCCTGACGCTTTTGACCGCGAGTAAGAAGGACCTGCCCATGTTCGACAAAATTTTAATTGCAAACCGTGGTGAAATAGCATGCCGAGTGATAAAAACTGCGCGCAGGATGGGAATAAAGACCGTTGCTGTGTATTCAGATGCCGATCGTAATGCTTTACATGTTCAAATGGCCGATGAAGCCGTACATATCGGTCCACCGCCAGCGAACCAATCCTACATCGTCATCGAAAATATCCTAAAGGCGATACGCGAAACAGGCGCCCAAGCGGTTCACCCTGGATATGGATTTTTGTCAGAAAACCCGAAGTTTGCCGCCGCTTTGGCCGCCGAAGGTGTTGCATTTATCGGCCCGCCACAGGGCGCGATCGAAAGCATGGGCGACAAAATAACCAGTAAAAAAATTGCTCAGGACGCTGGTGTAAGCACAGTGCCGGGCTACATGGGTTTGATTGAAGATGCCGAAGAAGCTGTGCGCATCAGCCAAGAGATTGGTTATCCCGTGATGATAAAAGCCTCTGCCGGCGGTGGCGGAAAAGGGATGCGGATTGCGTGGTCTGATGATGAGGCGCGCGAGGGCTTTCAATCGTCAAAAAACGAAGCCGCAAGCAGTTTCGGCGATGATCGCATCTTTATCGAAAAGTTTGTCACGCAGCCGCGGCATATCGAAATTCAGGTGCTTGCTGACACGCATGGAAATTGCATTTATTTGGGCGAGCGCGAATGCTCGATTCAAAGGCGCAACCAGAAAGTGGTCGAAGAGGCGCCCTCTCCATTTTTGGATGAAGCAACTCGAAAAGCGATGGGTGCTCAGGCTTGTGCACTGGCCAGCGCAGTAGATTATGCCAGCGCCGGAACAGTGGAATTCATCGTGGACAGCGAAAAGAAATTTTACTTTTTGGAAATGAATACCCGTTTGCAGGTTGAACATCCGGTGACCGAATTGATTACCGGCGTTGATCTGGTGGAACAAATGATCCGTGTTGCAAATGGCGAAGCACTTGAGTTGTCCCAAAAAGATGTCACTATAAATGGGTGGGCAATTGAAAATCGGCTGTATGCCGAAGATCCTTATCGGAATTTTCTGCCCTCTATTGGTCGTTTGACCCGATATCGCCCACCTGCTGAAATCGCCACTGACGCTTTTGTTATACGCAATGATACCGGGGTTTATGAGGGTGGCGAAATTAGCATGTATTACGATCCGATGATTGCCAAGCTTTGCACTTGGGCGCCAAGCCGCACCGAGGCGATTGAACACATGCGCTTGGCACTTGATCAGTTTGAGGTCGAAGGCATTGGTCATAACCTGCCGTTTTTAAGCGCGGTGATGGATCATCCGAAGTTTGTCAGTGGCGCGATCACGACAGCGTTTATCGGCGAAGAATATCCTGATGGATTTACCGGCGCGCAATTGGCCGAGCCTATGTTACGCAAGATCGCTGCAAGCTGTGCGGCGATGCACCGTGTGGCTGAAATCCGCCGTGCAAAAATATCGGGCCGGCTCGACAATCATGAACGAAAAGTTGGCGATGACTGGGTGGTCACACTAGGCGGGCAGCGTTATGAGATTGTGATCAACGCGGACCCGCAGGGCTCTACTGTGCGCTTTGCCGATAAGCCAGAGTTGCGGGTGTCCTCTGATTGGACCCCAGGGACGGCTCTAGCGGAAATGATGGTGGACGGCGCGCCTTTGGTAATGAAGACCACCAAGATTCCCGGCGGCTTTCATGTACGCAGCCGGGGCGCAGATTTAAAAGTGCATGTTCGCACCCCACGTCAAGCCGAACTTGCCGATAAAATGCCGGAAAAACAACCGCCCGATACCTCAAAACTGCTGCTGTGCCCAATGCCCGGATTGGTGGTGAAAATTGATGTGAAGCCCGGTCAGCAGGTTGAAGAAGGTCAGGCTTTGTGCACCGTCGAAGCAATGAAAATGGAAAATATCCTACGTGCCGAGCGCAAAGGGATTGTGGGGTGCGTCAATGCCGTTTCTGGTGACAGTTTGGCAGTGGATGATATTATTATGGAGTTCGAGTAAGGATGGCCCACGCCTTGATAAATCGAATTTTCACGCGCGGGTTACTTCGCTCAAGACCGCATTATTTCTTGGCTTTAATTTCCTGTCGGCGCATGGGCATTTTATCAATTGCTCGGCTCAGTGCGCGCAAATCCCATGGAAATGGTTTGCGCAGTTTAACCTGCCCGTCTTTTCCAATGAGCAAAATCGTAAACCCACGGGGGCGGAATTTTTGCCGCAGCGGACTGTCCATTGCTGGGTCAGAGTCTGTTAAAACCACGATTTCTCGCTCTGCTAAAGCGGCAGGATCAATTTGTAGAAATTCGATCTGGGTTTGGAAACGGACATCCTGTTTTGAATTGGAAAAGATGATAATCAAACGATTTTGCCAGGCGAATGTCTCCAGGTCTGTTTCTGATGTTACAGTTTGGAATAGATCGGCATGCTCATCGGCAAATCCGATTGCGGCGGTTACCGACAGTATTGCTGCCAAAATCAATTGTTTCATACGAACTCCCTTTGTCTTGCATATAGTTCAGCCAAAGGCATTTGCGAAGGGCTGGGCGCCGAAACAAAAGAAAAATTTTACAAACTGGGCCGCTGCGTTCAGATTGCAGACCCGCTAAGGAGAGAGAAATGGCGAATAGCAAACAGTCATGGCGCACGGCCGCCGAAAAAGAACTGCGCGGCAAAAGCCTAGAGGATCTGACATGGAAAACGCTTGAAGGTATTGATATCAATACGCTTTATACATCCGAAGATGTCTCTGGGCTGGACCATATGGACAGCTTGCCGGGCCAAGAGCCATTTGTCCGCGGGGTTCGGTCAACGATGTATGCCGGTCGGCCGTGGACCATTCGCCAATACGCAGGTTTTTCCACGGCTGAGGCATCAAATGCGTTTTACAGAAAAGCATTGGCAGCTGGTCAGCAAGGGGTTTCGGTGGCCTTTGATTTGGCCACACACCGGGGATATGACAGTGATCATCCGAGGGTGATTGGGGATGTTGGCAAGGCCGGCGTTGCCATTGATAGCGTCGAAGACATGAAAATTCTTTTCGACAGCATCCCTTTGGATCAAGTGTCTGTCTCAATGACCATGAACGGCGCGGTGATCCCAGTTCTGGCGAATTTTATTGTCGCAGGCGAAGAGCAAGGCCACGATAAAGCAAAGCTATCTGGCACCATTCAAAATGATATTCTAAAAGAGTTCATGGTGCGTAATACCTATATTTATCCGCCCGAACCTTCTATGCGCATTGTGGCGGATATTATAGAATATACCTCAAACGAAATCCCCAAGTTCAATTCTATTTCGATCTCTGGATACCACATGCAGGAAGCCGGGGCGAATTTAGTGCAGGAACTGGCGTTTACACTGGCTGATGGCAAAGAATACGTCAAAACAGCCATTGCACGCGGGATGGATGTGGATCACTTCGCTGGGCGGCTGTCGTTCTTTTTCGCGATCGGAATGAACTTTTTCATGGAGGCAGCAAAGCTGCGTGCAGCGCGGCTTTTGTGGCATCGCATCATGACCGATCTTGGGGCGAAAAACCCGCGCTCAAAAATGCTGCGGACCCATTGCCAGACCTCAGGTGTCAGCTTGCAAGAACAAGATCCTTATAACAACGTGGTGCGGACAGCTTATGAAGCGATGAGCGCTGTTCTGGGTGGCACCCAGTCGCTGCACACCAATGCTTTGGATGAAGCGATTGCATTGCCAACTGAATTTGCCGCCCGTATCGCACGCAACACTCAGCTTATATTGCAAGAAGAAACCGGCGTGACCAATGTAGTCGATCCACTTGCAGGATCCTATTATGTAGAAAAGCTGACCGCGGATTTGGCCGATGCGGCATGGCAGATCATCGAAGAGGTCGACACCATGGGGGGCATGACCAAAGCTGTGGCCAGCGGAATGCCGAAACTGCGTATCGAAGAAGCCGCAGCCCAGCGGCAAGCCAATATAGATCGCGGCGAGCAGGTGATTGTGGGGGTAAACAAATATCGCCTTGATCAAGAGGATGACATTGAAATTCGCGATATAGACAACGCTGCCGTACGCGAAACGCAGATCGCGCGGTTAGATTCAATCCGCGAAGATCGCGATGCTGCGCGCTGTGAAGCGGCGCTGGGCGAAATATCGCGGCGTGCGGCCGAAGGTGGTAATTTGCTAGAAGCAGCTGTCGAAGCTGCCCGCGCGCGCGCTACCGTTGGAGAGATTAGCATGGCTATGGAGAAAGTGTTTGGGCGCCACCGCGCTGAAGTGAAAACATTAGCGGGGGTTTATGGCAAAGCTTATGAAGGCGATACAGAGTTTGAGAAAATCCAAAAGTCGGTTGAGCAATTTGCCAAAGAGGAAGGCCGCCGGCCGCGCATGCTGGTGGTAAAAATGGGACAGGATGGGCATGACCGAGGCGCGAAAGTCATCGCCACCGCCTTTGCTGATATCGGTTTTGATGTTGATGTTGGTCCGCTTTTTCAAACTCCTGATGAAGCCGCGCAGGATGCCATTGACAATGATGTTCATGTGATTGGTATTTCCAGTCAGGCAGCAGGTCACAAGACACTTGCGCCCAAACTTATCGAGGTGCTTGAAGCGCGTGATGCTGGCGATATTTTGGTGATTTGCGGCGGTGTGATCCCGCAACAGGATTATGACTTTTTAAAGTCCGCAGGCGTCAAGGCAATCTTTGGACCGGGAACCAATATTCCCGCCGCTGCACAAGAAATTTTGGAATTGATCCGCGCAACACGTGACTAAAGAACCAATAGCGTAACCTACCCCTCTAATTTTAGTGGGGTAGGGCTTTCGTCTTAAAATTGGTTCAATTCACTCGATCATTGTGAGAAGTTTATTCAACGACTCTTTGGCATCCCCATAGAACATCCGCGTGTTTTCTTTGAAGAAAAGTGGGTTTTCGATGCCCGAATATCCCGTTCCCTGTCCGCGTTTTGACACAAAAACCTGTTTTGCCTTCCAGCATTCCAGCACCGGCATACCTGCGATTGGGCTGTTTGGGTCATCTTGTGCAGCCGGGTTCACAATGTCGTTTGAGCCGATGACAATCGCCACGTCAGTCTTTGGAAAATCATCGTTTATCTCATCCATTTCGAGCACGATATCATAGGGAACTTTGGCTTCTGCCAAAAGCACATTCATATGGCCGGGCAAACGGCCAGCCACCGGATGGATTGCAAAGCGGACGGATTTTCCTTTGGCCCGCAGCCGCTTTGTCAGCTCGCTGACTGCCTGCTGCGCTTGCGCCACGGCCATGCCGTAGCCGGGGATGATAATCACACTGTCGGCATCATTCAAAGCTGCCGCAACGCCATCAGCTTCAATCGCGACCTGCTCGCCTTCTACGGCCATTTGCGGCCCGGTTGTGCCGCCAAAGCCGCCAAGGATCACCGACACAAAAGATCGGTTCATCGCTTTGCACATGATGTAGCTTAAGATTGCACCAGATGATCCGACCAAGGCACCAACCACGATTAAAAGATCGTTGCCAAGCGAAAAGCCAATTGCTGCAGCGGCCCAACCCGAATAGGAATTGAGCATCGAAACAACAACAGGCATATCGGCTCCGCCGATGCCCATAATAAGATGCCAGCCGATAAAGAGGGCTGCAATTGTCATAATGACCAGCGGCAAGAAATCACCTGAATTGAAATACCAGATTAATGAGAAGACTGAGATAAAAGCGGCCGCAGCGTTCAAAGCATGACCGCCGGGAAGTTTTACTGCTTTTGAGTCTACGCGGCCGGCAAGTTTGCCGTAAGCCACCACAGAACCGGTGAATGTAATGGCGCCGATAAAGATCCCTAAAAATAGCTCAACCCGAAGAATATTTATCTCAACGGCGGTCTTTTTGGCCACCACAGCTGCAAATCCTGTAAGAGCTGAAACGCCGTCGCCACCTTCTTCAAGTGCAAAACGGACATTTTCGATTTCAAAGTCTGCATTGAAGCCCACGAAAACTGCCGCAAGGCCAACTAGTGAGTGCATGGCGGCCACAAGTTCGGGCATTTGCGTCATCTGCACCCGCTGGGCCAATTGCATACCGATATAGCCGCCAATGGCGATTAGGACTATAGACAAAGGCCATAGGCCAGAACCCGGGCCGATCAGTGTGGCTGATACGGCAAGGGCCATGCCCACAATGCCGTACCATACTGCACGTTTCGCACTTTCCTGTCCGGAGAGGCCTCCGAGCGAGAGGATGAAGAGAACAGCTGCA
The nucleotide sequence above comes from Rhodobacteraceae bacterium Araon29. Encoded proteins:
- a CDS encoding acetyl-CoA carboxylase biotin carboxylase subunit; the protein is MFDKILIANRGEIACRVIKTARRMGIKTVAVYSDADRNALHVQMADEAVHIGPPPANQSYIVIENILKAIRETGAQAVHPGYGFLSENPKFAAALAAEGVAFIGPPQGAIESMGDKITSKKIAQDAGVSTVPGYMGLIEDAEEAVRISQEIGYPVMIKASAGGGGKGMRIAWSDDEAREGFQSSKNEAASSFGDDRIFIEKFVTQPRHIEIQVLADTHGNCIYLGERECSIQRRNQKVVEEAPSPFLDEATRKAMGAQACALASAVDYASAGTVEFIVDSEKKFYFLEMNTRLQVEHPVTELITGVDLVEQMIRVANGEALELSQKDVTINGWAIENRLYAEDPYRNFLPSIGRLTRYRPPAEIATDAFVIRNDTGVYEGGEISMYYDPMIAKLCTWAPSRTEAIEHMRLALDQFEVEGIGHNLPFLSAVMDHPKFVSGAITTAFIGEEYPDGFTGAQLAEPMLRKIAASCAAMHRVAEIRRAKISGRLDNHERKVGDDWVVTLGGQRYEIVINADPQGSTVRFADKPELRVSSDWTPGTALAEMMVDGAPLVMKTTKIPGGFHVRSRGADLKVHVRTPRQAELADKMPEKQPPDTSKLLLCPMPGLVVKIDVKPGQQVEEGQALCTVEAMKMENILRAERKGIVGCVNAVSGDSLAVDDIIMEFE
- the pntB gene encoding Re/Si-specific NAD(P)(+) transhydrogenase subunit beta (catalyzes reversible transfer of hydride ion equivalent between NAD and NADP; membrane-bound proton pump that translocates protons from cytosolic to periplasmic side of the inner membrane; forms a tetramer composed of two alpha and 2 beta subunits; AB-stereospecific enzyme) produces the protein MDIGFTTAAYVVAAVLFILSLGGLSGQESAKRAVWYGIVGMALAVSATLIGPGSGLWPLSIVLIAIGGYIGMQLAQRVQMTQMPELVAAMHSLVGLAAVFVGFNADFEIENVRFALEEGGDGVSALTGFAAVVAKKTAVEINILRVELFLGIFIGAITFTGSVVAYGKLAGRVDSKAVKLPGGHALNAAAAFISVFSLIWYFNSGDFLPLVIMTIAALFIGWHLIMGIGGADMPVVVSMLNSYSGWAAAAIGFSLGNDLLIVVGALVGSSGAILSYIMCKAMNRSFVSVILGGFGGTTGPQMAVEGEQVAIEADGVAAALNDADSVIIIPGYGMAVAQAQQAVSELTKRLRAKGKSVRFAIHPVAGRLPGHMNVLLAEAKVPYDIVLEMDEINDDFPKTDVAIVIGSNDIVNPAAQDDPNSPIAGMPVLECWKAKQVFVSKRGQGTGYSGIENPLFFKENTRMFYGDAKESLNKLLTMIE
- a CDS encoding methylmalonyl-CoA carboxyltransferase; this translates as MKDILQELEERREAARQGGGQKRIDAQHSKGKLTARERIDLLLDEDSFEEFDMFVAHRCTDFGMEKQRPSGDGVVTGWGTINGRMVYVFSQDFTVFGGSLSETHAQKICKIMDMAMQNGAPVIGLNDSGGARIQEGVASLAGYAEVFQRNVLASGVVPQISVIMGPCAGGAVYSPAMTDFIFMVKDSSYMFVTGPDVVKTVTNEVVTAEELGGADTHTKKSSVADGAFENDVEALAEVRRLVDYLPLNNRQKPPVRPFFDQPGRVEPSLDTLVPDNANTPYDMKELILKVADEGDFYELQQEFAKNIITGFMRLEGQSVGVVANQPMMLAGCLDIDSSRKAARFVRFCDAFEIPILTLVDVPGFLPGTGQEYGGVIKHGAKLLFAYGEATVPKVTVITRKAYGGAYDVMASKHLRGDFNYAWPTAEIAVMGAKGATEIIHRADLGDTAKIAQHTQDYENRFANPFVAAERGFIDEVIQPRSTRRRVSRAFASLRGKQQKNPWKKHDNIPL
- a CDS encoding DUF4174 domain-containing protein, with the translated sequence MKQLILAAILSVTAAIGFADEHADLFQTVTSETDLETFAWQNRLIIIFSNSKQDVRFQTQIEFLQIDPAALAEREIVVLTDSDPAMDSPLRQKFRPRGFTILLIGKDGQVKLRKPFPWDLRALSRAIDKMPMRRQEIKAKK
- the scpA gene encoding methylmalonyl-CoA mutase translates to MANSKQSWRTAAEKELRGKSLEDLTWKTLEGIDINTLYTSEDVSGLDHMDSLPGQEPFVRGVRSTMYAGRPWTIRQYAGFSTAEASNAFYRKALAAGQQGVSVAFDLATHRGYDSDHPRVIGDVGKAGVAIDSVEDMKILFDSIPLDQVSVSMTMNGAVIPVLANFIVAGEEQGHDKAKLSGTIQNDILKEFMVRNTYIYPPEPSMRIVADIIEYTSNEIPKFNSISISGYHMQEAGANLVQELAFTLADGKEYVKTAIARGMDVDHFAGRLSFFFAIGMNFFMEAAKLRAARLLWHRIMTDLGAKNPRSKMLRTHCQTSGVSLQEQDPYNNVVRTAYEAMSAVLGGTQSLHTNALDEAIALPTEFAARIARNTQLILQEETGVTNVVDPLAGSYYVEKLTADLADAAWQIIEEVDTMGGMTKAVASGMPKLRIEEAAAQRQANIDRGEQVIVGVNKYRLDQEDDIEIRDIDNAAVRETQIARLDSIREDRDAARCEAALGEISRRAAEGGNLLEAAVEAARARATVGEISMAMEKVFGRHRAEVKTLAGVYGKAYEGDTEFEKIQKSVEQFAKEEGRRPRMLVVKMGQDGHDRGAKVIATAFADIGFDVDVGPLFQTPDEAAQDAIDNDVHVIGISSQAAGHKTLAPKLIEVLEARDAGDILVICGGVIPQQDYDFLKSAGVKAIFGPGTNIPAAAQEILELIRATRD